The following proteins are encoded in a genomic region of Solea senegalensis isolate Sse05_10M linkage group LG5, IFAPA_SoseM_1, whole genome shotgun sequence:
- the rhbdd3 gene encoding rhomboid domain-containing protein 3: MLRHMWPVWHCFGSDRAGFCLGTCSWITVVMLIYCGGIQASLSVGPGGEFPRITDVFLYALSHDDLPSLLVSAALLLLLGPCQERRWGTVAFLCLSVLTMTILPLLYTLVLFVGSGEASRFCGYSAIQLTLFTAQCRQVTQRRLLRCVPVWFLPWVILLTGLLLLPGTPALLHFCAICIGHNYRQPFIVTLQEMEEASVFSLIPDWAYVPTSARFRLPTFATSQRSRAPSPLVPVDQAAAAPTRDFSVTDHCPWNEPSPAWILEDSAALSETQMLEEQMLKAGILASLQDSPGDPDAKVAVPKSSVSSLRLQQLEKMGFPTEKAVVALAASKQLDGAISLLIDDSIGEQAVVVSKGKSHQPLRST, from the exons ATGCTGCGTCACATGTGGCCAGTGTGGCATTGCTTTGGATCAGATCGAGCTGGATTCTGTTTGGGGACGTGTTCATGGATAACAGTGGTGATGCTCATCTACTGTGGAGGAATCCAGGCGAGTCTGAGTGTAGGTCCAGGAGGAGAATTCCCCAGAATCACAG aCGTGTTCCTGTATGCCCTCAGTCACGATGATCTGCCCTCTCTGCTGGTCAGTGCcgctctgttgctgctgcttggaCCATGTCAGGAGCGTCGCTGGGGAACCGTGGCCTTCCTCTGCCTCTCCGTCCTGACGATGACCATTTTACCTCTGCTGTACACGCTGGTCCTCTTTGTTGGCAGTGGCGAGGCCAGTCGGTTCTGCGGTTACTCTGCAATCCAGCTGACTCTGTTTACAGCGCAGTGTCGACAGGTGACACAGAGGAGGCTGCTGAGGTGTGTGCCCGTCTGGTTTCTTCCCTGGGTGATTCTGCTcactggtctgctgctgctgccaggaaCACCTGCCCTGCTTCACTTCTGTGCAATATGCATAGGCCATAACT ATCGCCAGCCCTTCATTGTAACGCTacaggagatggaggaggcCAGTGTCTTCAGTTTAATCCCTGACTGGGCTTATGTTCCCACTTCAGCACGATTCAGATTGCCTACCTTTGCTACCTCACAGAG ATCTCGAGCCCCGTCTCCACTGGTGCCTGTGGATCAGGCAGCTGCTGCCCCCACGAGGGACTTCTCTGTTACAGATCACTGCCCCTGGAACGAGCCGTCGCCTGCCTGGATATTAGAGGATTCTGCCGCACTGTCTGAGACGCAGATGCTGGAGGAGCAGATGCTCAAGGCAGGGATACTTGCCTCGTTACAGGACTCTCCGGGTGACCCTGACGCCAAAGTGGCAGTTCCCAAATCATCAGTGTCTTCACTGCG ACTCCAGCAGCTGGAGAAGATGGGTTTCCCCACAGAGAAAGCTGTTGTGGCGTTGGCCGCCTCGAAACAGCTAGATGGCGCCATCTCTTTGCTTATTGACGACAGCATTGGGGAACAGGCTGTGGTGGTTTCAAAGGGAAAGAGTCATCAGCCACTCAGGAGTACCTGA
- the ewsr1b gene encoding EWS RNA-binding protein 1b isoform X1 translates to MASAQDYSTYNQTSAQQGYASYAAQPSQSYGQSAQQSYGQQNYGSYGQPAAAAADGTYTQTTPAAGTYPQQQQQYGSSYGQPASAGYPAAQSTSQGYSQSAQGYGASGYESTPAAAAPAASQSYGSQPGYTAQSAYPGYGQQAAPTTPQSYNANGQPATYSQSSYTQPAGYGQQQPGYQAQQAGYSQQQGYSQQTQQQTQAPPAYPPQAAGSYGQSPASSYGQQGGPPSYNQSSHYNNYRQDGQGGGSGYSGSESSRYPGAGDSRGPGRDGFERGGMMHRGRGGMGRGMGGAGDRGGFSKPGGPNSDEREMGRHEEQDDSENSTIYITGLTEKATEEEMAEFFKHVGPIRTNRRLGKLAINIYRDLESGKPKGDATLSYEEPICAKAAVEHFDGKEFQGRRLKVAMARRKPMMGGMRGGMPMRDGMMGRGGMMGRGGDRGGFGPRGGPRGMGRGGPTGGNMQQRAGDWECPNPGCGNQNFAWRMECNQCKAPKPEGLGGGPPFPPGGDRGRGGMGMRGGRGMDRGGPAGVGGPGGPGGFRGGWGGDRGGFRGRGGMDRGGFRGAGRGGPPMDRMGGRGGRGMGPPGGKMEMRDHRQERRERPY, encoded by the exons ATGGCGTCGGCTCAGG ATTACAGCACCTACAACCAGACCAGCGCCCAGCAAGG gtATGCCTCTTATGCTGCCCAGCCCTCACAAAGTTATGGACAGTCTGCACAG CAGAGCTATGGCCAGCAGAATTATGGATCATATGGgcaacctgctgctgctgcagctgatggCACGTACACCCAGACGACCCCAGCAGCTGGAACCTaccctcagcagcagcaacagtatgGATCCTCATATGGACAACCAGCCTCAG CTGGATATCCTGCTGCCCAGTCTACCTCACAAGGCTACTCACAGTCAGCCCAGGGCTATGGAGCCAGTGGTTATGAGAGtactccagctgctgctgctccagctgcttCCCAGTCTTATGGCTCTCAGCCAGGTTATACTGCTCAATCCGCTTATCCTGGTTATGGCCAACAGGCAGCTCCCACAACACCACAGAG TTACAATGCTAATGGCCAACCAGCTACCTACAGCCAGAGTAGCTATACACAGCCAGCAGGATATGGACAACAACAGCCTGGTTACCAAGCCCAGCAGGCAGGTTACAGCCAACAGCAGGGCTACAGTCAGCAGAcccagcagcagacacaggcTCCTCCTGCGTACCCTCCTCAGGCTGCTGGATCCTATGGACAGTCTCCAGCCAGCTCTTATGGCCAACAAGGTGGACCACCCAGTTACAATCAGTCCAGCCATTACA ATAATTACAGACAAGATGGCCAGGGTGGAGGCTCTGGTTACTCTGGCTCTGAGTCTTCAAGGTACCCAGGGGCAGGGGACAGCAGGGGCCCTGGCAGAGATGGCTTTGAACGTGGTGGAATGATGCATCGTGGGCGCGGAGGAATGGGTCGTGGCATGGG CGGCGCTGGCGACAGAGGTGGCTTCAGTAAGCCTGGTG GACCAAACAGCGATGAGCGTGAAATGG GACGCCATGAAGAGCAGGACGACTCTGAGAACAGCACAATCTACATCACAGGGTTGACTGAGAAGGCCACtgaggaggaaatggcagagTTCTTTAAACACGTTGGTCCAATCAGG acGAACCGCAGACTTGGCAAGCTGGCCATTAACATATACAGAGACCTGGAATCAGGCAAACCCAAAGGAGATGCCACTCTGTCCTATGAGGAGCCAATCTGTGCCAAAGCAGCTGTGGAGCACTTTGATG GGAAGGAGTTCCAAGGCCGTAGGCTCAAGGTAGCCATGGCACGCCGAAAGCCCATGATGGGTGGAATGAGAGGTGGCATGCCCATGCGTGATGGCATGATGGGTCGTGGAG GTATGATGGGCCGTGGAGGAGACCGCGGTGGGTTTGGACCACGAGGTGGACCACGTGGTATGGGCAGAGGTGGACCCACAGGAGGCAACATGCAACAAAGAGCTGGGGACTGGGAGTGTCCAAACCC GGGCTGTGGCAACCAGAACTTTGCCTGGAGAATGGAGTGTAACCAGTGCAAGGCTCCCAAACCAGAAGGGTTGGGCGGTGGCCCTCCATTCCCCCCTGGTGGTGACAGAGGCAGAGGTGGCATGGGAATGCGCGGGGGCAGAGGAATGGATCGTGGGGGTCCAGCCGGAGTCGGAGGCCCAGGTGGTCCCGGAGGTTTCCGTGGAGGCTGGGGAGGCGACCGTGGTGGATTCAGAGGACGCGGGGGAATGGATAGGGGTGGATTTCGTGGAGCTGGCCGTGGAGGACCACCCATGGACCGAATGGGTGGCAGAGGTGGAAGAGGAATGGGCCCACCAGGaggaaaaatggaaatgag GGACCATCGCCAGGAGCGCAGAGAACGACCCtactga
- the ewsr1b gene encoding EWS RNA-binding protein 1b isoform X3, which produces MASAQDYSTYNQTSAQQGYASYAAQPSQSYGQSAQQSYGQQNYGSYGQPAAAAADGTYTQTTPAAGTYPQQQQQYGSSYGQPASAGYPAAQSTSQGYSQSAQGYGASGYESTPAAAAPAASQSYGSQPGYTAQSAYPGYGQQAAPTTPQSYNANGQPATYSQSSYTQPAGYGQQQPGYQAQQAGYSQQQGYSQQTQQQTQAPPAYPPQAAGSYGQSPASSYGQQDNYRQDGQGGGSGYSGSESSRYPGAGDSRGPGRDGFERGGMMHRGRGGMGRGMGGAGDRGGFSKPGGPNSDEREMGRHEEQDDSENSTIYITGLTEKATEEEMAEFFKHVGPIRTNRRLGKLAINIYRDLESGKPKGDATLSYEEPICAKAAVEHFDGKEFQGRRLKVAMARRKPMMGGMRGGMPMRDGMMGRGGMMGRGGDRGGFGPRGGPRGMGRGGPTGGNMQQRAGDWECPNPGCGNQNFAWRMECNQCKAPKPEGLGGGPPFPPGGDRGRGGMGMRGGRGMDRGGPAGVGGPGGPGGFRGGWGGDRGGFRGRGGMDRGGFRGAGRGGPPMDRMGGRGGRGMGPPGGKMEMRDHRQERRERPY; this is translated from the exons ATGGCGTCGGCTCAGG ATTACAGCACCTACAACCAGACCAGCGCCCAGCAAGG gtATGCCTCTTATGCTGCCCAGCCCTCACAAAGTTATGGACAGTCTGCACAG CAGAGCTATGGCCAGCAGAATTATGGATCATATGGgcaacctgctgctgctgcagctgatggCACGTACACCCAGACGACCCCAGCAGCTGGAACCTaccctcagcagcagcaacagtatgGATCCTCATATGGACAACCAGCCTCAG CTGGATATCCTGCTGCCCAGTCTACCTCACAAGGCTACTCACAGTCAGCCCAGGGCTATGGAGCCAGTGGTTATGAGAGtactccagctgctgctgctccagctgcttCCCAGTCTTATGGCTCTCAGCCAGGTTATACTGCTCAATCCGCTTATCCTGGTTATGGCCAACAGGCAGCTCCCACAACACCACAGAG TTACAATGCTAATGGCCAACCAGCTACCTACAGCCAGAGTAGCTATACACAGCCAGCAGGATATGGACAACAACAGCCTGGTTACCAAGCCCAGCAGGCAGGTTACAGCCAACAGCAGGGCTACAGTCAGCAGAcccagcagcagacacaggcTCCTCCTGCGTACCCTCCTCAGGCTGCTGGATCCTATGGACAGTCTCCAGCCAGCTCTTATGGCCAACAAG ATAATTACAGACAAGATGGCCAGGGTGGAGGCTCTGGTTACTCTGGCTCTGAGTCTTCAAGGTACCCAGGGGCAGGGGACAGCAGGGGCCCTGGCAGAGATGGCTTTGAACGTGGTGGAATGATGCATCGTGGGCGCGGAGGAATGGGTCGTGGCATGGG CGGCGCTGGCGACAGAGGTGGCTTCAGTAAGCCTGGTG GACCAAACAGCGATGAGCGTGAAATGG GACGCCATGAAGAGCAGGACGACTCTGAGAACAGCACAATCTACATCACAGGGTTGACTGAGAAGGCCACtgaggaggaaatggcagagTTCTTTAAACACGTTGGTCCAATCAGG acGAACCGCAGACTTGGCAAGCTGGCCATTAACATATACAGAGACCTGGAATCAGGCAAACCCAAAGGAGATGCCACTCTGTCCTATGAGGAGCCAATCTGTGCCAAAGCAGCTGTGGAGCACTTTGATG GGAAGGAGTTCCAAGGCCGTAGGCTCAAGGTAGCCATGGCACGCCGAAAGCCCATGATGGGTGGAATGAGAGGTGGCATGCCCATGCGTGATGGCATGATGGGTCGTGGAG GTATGATGGGCCGTGGAGGAGACCGCGGTGGGTTTGGACCACGAGGTGGACCACGTGGTATGGGCAGAGGTGGACCCACAGGAGGCAACATGCAACAAAGAGCTGGGGACTGGGAGTGTCCAAACCC GGGCTGTGGCAACCAGAACTTTGCCTGGAGAATGGAGTGTAACCAGTGCAAGGCTCCCAAACCAGAAGGGTTGGGCGGTGGCCCTCCATTCCCCCCTGGTGGTGACAGAGGCAGAGGTGGCATGGGAATGCGCGGGGGCAGAGGAATGGATCGTGGGGGTCCAGCCGGAGTCGGAGGCCCAGGTGGTCCCGGAGGTTTCCGTGGAGGCTGGGGAGGCGACCGTGGTGGATTCAGAGGACGCGGGGGAATGGATAGGGGTGGATTTCGTGGAGCTGGCCGTGGAGGACCACCCATGGACCGAATGGGTGGCAGAGGTGGAAGAGGAATGGGCCCACCAGGaggaaaaatggaaatgag GGACCATCGCCAGGAGCGCAGAGAACGACCCtactga
- the ewsr1b gene encoding EWS RNA-binding protein 1b isoform X2, with the protein MASAQDYSTYNQTSAQQGYASYAAQPSQSYGQSAQSYGQQNYGSYGQPAAAAADGTYTQTTPAAGTYPQQQQQYGSSYGQPASAGYPAAQSTSQGYSQSAQGYGASGYESTPAAAAPAASQSYGSQPGYTAQSAYPGYGQQAAPTTPQSYNANGQPATYSQSSYTQPAGYGQQQPGYQAQQAGYSQQQGYSQQTQQQTQAPPAYPPQAAGSYGQSPASSYGQQGGPPSYNQSSHYNNYRQDGQGGGSGYSGSESSRYPGAGDSRGPGRDGFERGGMMHRGRGGMGRGMGGAGDRGGFSKPGGPNSDEREMGRHEEQDDSENSTIYITGLTEKATEEEMAEFFKHVGPIRTNRRLGKLAINIYRDLESGKPKGDATLSYEEPICAKAAVEHFDGKEFQGRRLKVAMARRKPMMGGMRGGMPMRDGMMGRGGMMGRGGDRGGFGPRGGPRGMGRGGPTGGNMQQRAGDWECPNPGCGNQNFAWRMECNQCKAPKPEGLGGGPPFPPGGDRGRGGMGMRGGRGMDRGGPAGVGGPGGPGGFRGGWGGDRGGFRGRGGMDRGGFRGAGRGGPPMDRMGGRGGRGMGPPGGKMEMRDHRQERRERPY; encoded by the exons ATGGCGTCGGCTCAGG ATTACAGCACCTACAACCAGACCAGCGCCCAGCAAGG gtATGCCTCTTATGCTGCCCAGCCCTCACAAAGTTATGGACAGTCTGCACAG AGCTATGGCCAGCAGAATTATGGATCATATGGgcaacctgctgctgctgcagctgatggCACGTACACCCAGACGACCCCAGCAGCTGGAACCTaccctcagcagcagcaacagtatgGATCCTCATATGGACAACCAGCCTCAG CTGGATATCCTGCTGCCCAGTCTACCTCACAAGGCTACTCACAGTCAGCCCAGGGCTATGGAGCCAGTGGTTATGAGAGtactccagctgctgctgctccagctgcttCCCAGTCTTATGGCTCTCAGCCAGGTTATACTGCTCAATCCGCTTATCCTGGTTATGGCCAACAGGCAGCTCCCACAACACCACAGAG TTACAATGCTAATGGCCAACCAGCTACCTACAGCCAGAGTAGCTATACACAGCCAGCAGGATATGGACAACAACAGCCTGGTTACCAAGCCCAGCAGGCAGGTTACAGCCAACAGCAGGGCTACAGTCAGCAGAcccagcagcagacacaggcTCCTCCTGCGTACCCTCCTCAGGCTGCTGGATCCTATGGACAGTCTCCAGCCAGCTCTTATGGCCAACAAGGTGGACCACCCAGTTACAATCAGTCCAGCCATTACA ATAATTACAGACAAGATGGCCAGGGTGGAGGCTCTGGTTACTCTGGCTCTGAGTCTTCAAGGTACCCAGGGGCAGGGGACAGCAGGGGCCCTGGCAGAGATGGCTTTGAACGTGGTGGAATGATGCATCGTGGGCGCGGAGGAATGGGTCGTGGCATGGG CGGCGCTGGCGACAGAGGTGGCTTCAGTAAGCCTGGTG GACCAAACAGCGATGAGCGTGAAATGG GACGCCATGAAGAGCAGGACGACTCTGAGAACAGCACAATCTACATCACAGGGTTGACTGAGAAGGCCACtgaggaggaaatggcagagTTCTTTAAACACGTTGGTCCAATCAGG acGAACCGCAGACTTGGCAAGCTGGCCATTAACATATACAGAGACCTGGAATCAGGCAAACCCAAAGGAGATGCCACTCTGTCCTATGAGGAGCCAATCTGTGCCAAAGCAGCTGTGGAGCACTTTGATG GGAAGGAGTTCCAAGGCCGTAGGCTCAAGGTAGCCATGGCACGCCGAAAGCCCATGATGGGTGGAATGAGAGGTGGCATGCCCATGCGTGATGGCATGATGGGTCGTGGAG GTATGATGGGCCGTGGAGGAGACCGCGGTGGGTTTGGACCACGAGGTGGACCACGTGGTATGGGCAGAGGTGGACCCACAGGAGGCAACATGCAACAAAGAGCTGGGGACTGGGAGTGTCCAAACCC GGGCTGTGGCAACCAGAACTTTGCCTGGAGAATGGAGTGTAACCAGTGCAAGGCTCCCAAACCAGAAGGGTTGGGCGGTGGCCCTCCATTCCCCCCTGGTGGTGACAGAGGCAGAGGTGGCATGGGAATGCGCGGGGGCAGAGGAATGGATCGTGGGGGTCCAGCCGGAGTCGGAGGCCCAGGTGGTCCCGGAGGTTTCCGTGGAGGCTGGGGAGGCGACCGTGGTGGATTCAGAGGACGCGGGGGAATGGATAGGGGTGGATTTCGTGGAGCTGGCCGTGGAGGACCACCCATGGACCGAATGGGTGGCAGAGGTGGAAGAGGAATGGGCCCACCAGGaggaaaaatggaaatgag GGACCATCGCCAGGAGCGCAGAGAACGACCCtactga